The nucleotide window CGGGCTTCTTGCTCGATGGGACGACTCAGATCGACAAGACGCCCATTGACCATCGCCCCGATCGTCTCCTTCTTGGCCGCCGGATCCACGACCTCCAGCACACCCAGCACCGTCGTACCGGCAGGGAATTCATGTTGCCGGCCGTCGTCCAGGGTGATCACAATCGATTGTGTCCGGATCTCACTCACGCTGCGTATCCAGTCTCGATAAGAGAAGGGCATCACAACGGTATGATGCCCTCTTCCGTTCAGATGATTCTGTCCACGGCAACATCGGGTATTGCAAGCAATGGTAGGCGCGGGCGGTCTTGAACCGCCGACCTCTTGCGTGTCAAGCAAGCGCTCTCCCCCTGAGCTACGCGCCTAAACCTTCTCCCAGCTTTACAAATACCGGAGCTTATCTTCAATCACTTAGATCCATTCTGTCAAGCGAAAAGGCGACCTTCCTCACCTGCTATTGCCCGGTGACCTCATACGCCTGGCCACTACGCAGACCTGATCCCGTACTTCTTCATAAGGCGATGTACCGTTTTCCGGTCCACGCAGGCGGCCTTCGCAGCCTGCGAGATATTACCGTCGTGCCGTTTGAGGAGCCGGATCAGGTAGTCCCGCTCAAACGAATCGGCCCACACCTCTTTTGCCCGCTTGAGCGGTAGCTCATTCGGCGAGAGCGTAGAGGCGGTCTCGACCTTTACGCGGATCTGCTCCGGCAGGTCCTGTGGCTGCACCAGCTCATGTTCGGCCAGGACCACTGCTCGCTCCATTACGTTCTGCAACTCGCGGACGTTCCCAGGCCAGCTGTGCTGCTCTAAGAGTCGCATCGCCTCCGGCGTGACACCAGCGACCTCCTTCTCGCTGCTCGCTGCGTACTTTGTAAGGTAGTGATGCGCGATCAACTGGACATCTCCCGTGCGATCTCGCAGGGGCGGTAATGGAAGCGAGATTACGTTCAGGCGGTAGTAGAGGTCTTCTCGAAACCCACCCGTCGCGACTGCCTGGGCCAGATCGTGGTTCGTAGCGGAGATGACGCGCACATCCACCTCGATAATCCGATTCGACCCGACCCGCCGCACCTGACGTTCCTGCAGAACTCTCAGCAGCTTCGCCTGGAGATTCAGGCTGATGTCGCCCACCTCGTCCAGGAAGATGGTCCCACCGCTTGCGAATTCAAACAGTCCGGGACGGGCAGCCTGCGCTCCCGT belongs to Candidatus Methylomirabilis sp. and includes:
- a CDS encoding sigma-54 dependent transcriptional regulator, which produces MPKLGRVLVIDDEVDMIENCARLLIRFGYEVVTEADSGKAATQYEREKPDLVLTDLRMPSLDGLGILQAIRAIDPAATVILITDFATIETAVRAVKDGAFDYLPKPFSADQLKVCVERAMDQRRLREENRRLLEQLTETHRFDNIIGRSLPMLQVFEIIKKVAKSEANILIIGETGTGKELIARSLHVNSRRATGPFIPVDCVSLPENLLESELFGHEKGAFTGAQAARPGLFEFASGGTIFLDEVGDISLNLQAKLLRVLQERQVRRVGSNRIIEVDVRVISATNHDLAQAVATGGFREDLYYRLNVISLPLPPLRDRTGDVQLIAHHYLTKYAASSEKEVAGVTPEAMRLLEQHSWPGNVRELQNVMERAVVLAEHELVQPQDLPEQIRVKVETASTLSPNELPLKRAKEVWADSFERDYLIRLLKRHDGNISQAAKAACVDRKTVHRLMKKYGIRSA